From a single Leptospira levettii genomic region:
- a CDS encoding ABC transporter ATP-binding protein, translating into MNPNQIAIEVEDLSVHIKTDEGTLPIVSGISFHLKKGETLALVGESGCGKSITCLALTKLLPTNTTLYPTGSIIFEGTNLLESSSEKLRSIRGREIAYVFQEPFSSLNPLHKIGNQLIESFLLHGLGSKEEAEKKAIYLLERVGITDAKHRLEQYPNQFSGGMLQRVCIAMALMCDPKILIADEPTSAIDVTIQLQLIELLKELRKEHGMSVLFISHDIGLVSHIADRIAVMYAGKIVEQGSVDMVIDSPKHPYTKALISAYPSHENIGKKLVTIEGIVPSPKSYPSGCRFHTRCKEKLGICDTVIPKPTQISDSQIVECFLYGGKESA; encoded by the coding sequence ATGAACCCCAATCAGATAGCGATTGAAGTTGAGGATCTAAGTGTCCATATCAAAACAGATGAGGGGACGTTACCAATTGTCAGTGGGATTAGTTTTCACTTAAAAAAAGGGGAAACATTAGCGTTAGTTGGCGAATCTGGTTGTGGAAAATCCATTACATGTTTGGCGTTAACCAAGTTATTACCTACTAACACTACCTTATATCCTACGGGATCCATCATATTTGAAGGAACCAATTTATTAGAGTCATCCAGTGAAAAACTAAGGTCTATTCGTGGAAGGGAAATTGCCTATGTATTCCAAGAACCTTTTTCTTCTCTCAATCCATTACACAAAATTGGAAACCAATTAATAGAAAGTTTTTTACTACATGGACTTGGTTCCAAAGAAGAAGCTGAAAAAAAGGCAATTTATCTATTAGAACGAGTTGGAATCACAGATGCCAAACATCGATTGGAACAGTATCCTAACCAATTTTCTGGTGGGATGTTACAAAGAGTTTGTATCGCAATGGCACTTATGTGTGATCCAAAAATTTTGATCGCAGATGAACCTACAAGTGCCATAGATGTCACCATCCAACTTCAGTTAATTGAATTGCTGAAAGAACTAAGAAAAGAACATGGAATGTCAGTATTATTCATATCACATGATATTGGTCTAGTGAGCCATATTGCAGATCGAATTGCAGTAATGTATGCTGGTAAAATCGTGGAACAAGGAAGTGTGGATATGGTGATAGATTCACCTAAACACCCTTATACCAAAGCTTTGATCTCTGCTTATCCATCTCATGAAAATATTGGAAAAAAATTAGTAACAATTGAAGGTATTGTTCCTTCACCAAAATCGTATCCAAGTGGTTGTCGCTTTCACACTCGTTGTAAAGAAAAATTAGGAATTTGTGATACAGTAATCCCGAAACCAACCCAAATATCCGACTCTCAAATAGTGGAATGTTTTTTATATGGAGGAAAAGAAAGTGCTTAA
- a CDS encoding MutS-related protein, translated as MLVPFVYLVRLYSNRKSQLDFAKRTLQFLEGELLRLSGDFKKLKTRELWEYPIEVRNHPLSIDLDLCTKQGFLGVFDITITKEGFHSYLFRFLQEPIEDRYTISDKSLVKTILTQKNKTFQLMRKFLVLEGEPNEKFEIPSTKNEINFWNKRNWLRWLFPIWGIFSPIYIILGLLFDLPFIPLLLLTNGILFLSYRKESTLIWKEIKTLSQSSVRFQKTFLFLSKERNFTKKMLSKIANLGDSSELLVSPLPHLVLNVLCLWDLWKIKSLQKWKQQYSFHWNELQNEIIKIDSLLPMVNFGFLNPEANFATISNDGTLTSDSLVHPMIPKTNRVFNPLPKMNPGDLMIVTGSNMSGKTTYMRSIAMSLLLAGSGAPVLGNGFEYPEFQIHTLIRSQDSMEDGVSFFYSEVRRLASIIHSADNAKKIPILFLDEILKGTNSKERYIATREILAVLREKNCIVFLTTHDLKLAEMNSAKRYHFTELETNGKMDFDYQIRDGVSGSTNALRILQNEGIPIRNDKEN; from the coding sequence GTGTTAGTTCCCTTTGTATACCTTGTTCGATTGTACTCAAATCGAAAGTCACAATTGGATTTTGCGAAAAGAACCCTTCAATTTTTAGAAGGAGAATTACTCCGTCTTTCTGGAGATTTTAAAAAATTAAAAACAAGAGAACTTTGGGAATATCCAATTGAAGTCAGAAACCATCCATTATCCATTGATTTGGATCTTTGCACCAAACAAGGGTTTTTGGGAGTTTTTGACATTACCATCACAAAAGAAGGATTCCATTCCTACTTGTTCCGATTTTTGCAAGAACCAATCGAAGATCGGTATACCATTTCAGACAAATCCTTAGTCAAAACAATCCTAACTCAAAAAAACAAAACATTCCAGTTGATGAGGAAGTTTTTAGTTTTGGAGGGGGAACCAAATGAAAAATTTGAAATCCCTTCGACTAAGAACGAAATCAATTTTTGGAACAAACGAAATTGGCTACGTTGGTTGTTTCCTATATGGGGAATCTTCTCACCAATTTACATCATCTTAGGTTTGTTATTTGATCTACCATTCATTCCTCTTTTATTACTCACCAATGGAATCTTATTCCTAAGTTATCGAAAAGAATCCACTTTGATTTGGAAGGAAATTAAAACCTTAAGCCAATCATCCGTTCGGTTTCAAAAAACATTTTTATTTCTTTCGAAGGAAAGAAATTTCACAAAAAAAATGTTATCAAAAATTGCAAACCTAGGAGATTCTTCAGAACTTTTGGTTTCTCCGCTTCCCCATTTGGTGCTAAATGTTCTTTGTTTATGGGACCTGTGGAAAATCAAATCCTTACAAAAATGGAAACAACAATATTCCTTCCATTGGAATGAATTACAAAATGAAATCATTAAAATTGATTCCCTTCTTCCTATGGTCAATTTTGGATTCTTAAACCCTGAAGCAAACTTTGCAACGATTAGCAATGATGGAACTCTTACATCGGATTCACTGGTCCATCCCATGATTCCTAAAACAAATCGTGTCTTCAATCCATTACCAAAAATGAATCCAGGGGATTTGATGATCGTCACAGGTTCGAATATGAGTGGAAAAACAACTTATATGCGATCGATCGCCATGTCATTGTTACTTGCTGGATCAGGAGCACCTGTATTAGGAAATGGTTTTGAATACCCAGAGTTTCAAATTCATACCTTAATACGTTCACAAGACTCAATGGAAGATGGAGTTTCCTTTTTTTATTCAGAAGTTAGAAGACTCGCTTCCATCATTCACAGTGCAGACAACGCAAAGAAAATCCCCATATTATTTTTAGATGAAATTTTAAAAGGGACAAATTCAAAAGAAAGGTATATTGCCACCCGTGAAATTTTAGCTGTCTTACGCGAAAAAAACTGCATCGTGTTTTTGACAACACATGATCTGAAACTTGCTGAGATGAACTCGGCAAAACGATACCATTTCACGGAACTAGAAACCAATGGTAAGATGGATTTTGATTATCAGATTAGAGATGGAGTTTCTGGCTCCACAAATGCGCTAAGGATTTTACAAAATGAAGGCATTCCCATTCGAAACGATAAGGAAAATTGA
- a CDS encoding lipocalin-like domain-containing protein, whose product MNQIKVILLSLCFFHFSFPKDHSFHSDFSLEWCYFVGQLQTESGNSYGYELSFFRLKFSDDENWNPELFPVHFAISDLSGRKHKTAQTIKRNLSGLAGYDQSRIYSGEYEFQILSKDKFLIKAKPKSNEIAIEFTLEGDGNILSQGKNGISIKSKRNPNIFSYYYSYPRLKTKGQLVFLGKKETIVSGNSWMDHEWSEKSSQNIPTLAKGQSGWDWICLMDERGGDYVFFRFREAPEQTPEIFGTYRDAKGKVTYWNDPKDIQMVPIGTSWKSNQTKITYPLHWKIKYPGGEWIVSPIFNEQEFDGSVSTKTIYWEGAVLAKDPMEKKSAKGYLELKGYQKSKDWWEF is encoded by the coding sequence ATGAATCAAATTAAGGTTATTTTACTTTCTCTTTGTTTTTTTCATTTTAGTTTTCCAAAAGACCATAGTTTCCATTCTGATTTTAGTTTGGAATGGTGTTATTTTGTCGGCCAACTCCAGACCGAATCAGGAAATTCATACGGTTACGAACTTTCGTTTTTTCGATTGAAGTTTTCTGATGATGAGAATTGGAATCCCGAATTGTTTCCTGTTCATTTTGCAATTTCAGATCTTTCGGGACGTAAACATAAAACTGCACAAACCATCAAACGGAACTTAAGTGGTCTAGCTGGTTATGATCAAAGTAGAATTTATAGTGGTGAATACGAATTTCAAATTCTTTCAAAAGATAAGTTTTTAATCAAAGCAAAACCTAAATCAAATGAAATCGCAATTGAATTCACTTTAGAAGGGGATGGAAACATTTTGTCCCAAGGAAAAAATGGAATTTCCATTAAATCTAAACGAAATCCAAATATATTTTCGTATTACTATAGTTATCCGAGATTAAAAACTAAAGGCCAATTGGTTTTTTTGGGGAAAAAAGAAACCATTGTTTCAGGAAACTCATGGATGGACCATGAGTGGAGTGAAAAATCATCTCAAAACATTCCTACCTTAGCAAAAGGCCAATCAGGTTGGGATTGGATTTGTCTCATGGATGAAAGGGGAGGTGACTATGTATTTTTTCGGTTTAGAGAAGCACCGGAACAAACACCTGAAATATTTGGGACTTATCGTGATGCAAAAGGTAAAGTAACTTATTGGAATGATCCAAAAGATATCCAAATGGTTCCCATTGGAACTTCCTGGAAAAGTAATCAAACAAAAATCACATACCCTTTACATTGGAAGATCAAATACCCTGGTGGTGAGTGGATTGTTTCACCAATTTTCAATGAACAAGAGTTTGATGGAAGTGTTTCCACAAAAACTATCTATTGGGAAGGGGCGGTTTTGGCCAAAGATCCAATGGAAAAAAAGTCTGCCAAAGGATATTTAGAATTGAAAGGTTATCAAAAATCGAAAGACTGGTGGGAGTTCTAA
- a CDS encoding ABC transporter permease, which translates to MKFISNPANIRKWEKFKKNKRAYYSLLVLFYTYLISLFSPLLINNKPLFVLYEGSVSFPIFQFYPETKFGGNNLTEPNYKKLNREPRFQDSSNRMVFPPIPFGVNEDNLDSLEEGTNPPSKPTFRHWMGTDDRGRDVFTRIVYGYRLAMTFSLILIVVEILLASFIGGVQGYFVGRLDLFLQRLIEILSAIPFLYLILIMGSFFGRGFMVLIVTYGSLSWIGLSYYMRGEFLKLRKQQFVDAAKTLGASSYSIIMRHLLPNSLTPLVTFLPFILISAISVLSALDFLGYGIPAPNPSWGELIGQGRERLTAWWLITFPSVALFLTILFSAFVGEGLRDAFDPKDKVVYE; encoded by the coding sequence ATGAAATTTATCTCCAACCCGGCAAACATTCGTAAGTGGGAAAAATTCAAAAAGAATAAAAGAGCCTATTATTCATTACTTGTGCTCTTTTACACATATCTAATTTCTTTGTTCTCTCCACTTCTCATTAACAACAAACCATTGTTTGTATTGTATGAAGGTTCAGTTTCGTTTCCCATTTTTCAGTTTTATCCAGAAACTAAATTTGGTGGGAATAATTTAACGGAACCAAATTATAAAAAATTAAATCGAGAACCCAGGTTCCAAGATTCTTCCAATCGAATGGTGTTCCCACCGATCCCATTTGGTGTGAATGAAGATAATTTGGATAGTTTAGAGGAAGGAACCAATCCACCTTCCAAACCAACATTTCGGCATTGGATGGGGACAGATGATCGTGGTCGAGATGTGTTTACTCGTATTGTTTATGGGTATCGATTGGCGATGACATTTAGTTTGATTCTTATCGTAGTTGAAATTCTGCTAGCTTCCTTTATTGGAGGGGTACAAGGTTATTTTGTTGGACGATTGGATTTATTTTTGCAGAGGTTGATTGAAATCCTATCAGCAATACCATTCCTCTATTTAATTCTCATCATGGGTTCTTTTTTTGGCAGGGGATTTATGGTTCTAATTGTCACTTATGGATCACTCAGTTGGATTGGACTTAGTTATTATATGCGTGGTGAGTTTTTAAAGCTCCGCAAACAACAGTTTGTTGATGCAGCAAAAACTTTAGGTGCCTCATCTTATTCCATCATCATGCGTCATTTGTTACCAAATTCACTGACACCTCTTGTTACCTTTTTGCCATTCATACTCATCTCTGCGATTTCTGTTTTATCCGCTTTGGACTTTTTGGGATATGGAATCCCTGCTCCCAATCCGTCTTGGGGGGAACTCATTGGCCAAGGGAGAGAACGATTAACAGCTTGGTGGCTCATTACCTTTCCATCGGTTGCCTTATTTTTAACGATCTTGTTCTCTGCATTTGTGGGAGAAGGATTAAGAGATGCATTTGATCCAAAAGATAAGGTGGTTTACGAATGA
- a CDS encoding AsmA family protein produces MKLSLRDTIKGVIGKTLLTFIFVISMTMFFILYPLLADPDYYKNLILESTYKMTQLNVNYKNSEPVFFPFPGIELNEVTVSKADDEIIHVQKLRIEIYYGVFVGKPLELRKIYLNTGTIEITREKDESFPLFEKLSEQSLDEPNLSSKNKSKVQIDNQEESPEELYFSKVFVNLVNQIEIKNITILFDDQLYSRKINLYLWGTTLHIDHDLRNIDFYLYGKLNNEPITLSVDFLFAEDKLTYETLRLEGEFQFQNVRGIDLHDILIIFTRGDLRFVKTSGAIPFYKRDESKIYAVVDQLHVQDLALKDGKTFADGHVSTLINYDSNEDKLSFANIIVEWKGKSKLYGSGFVNFLKPPLSPTVSFEGTSDYLDVPTIIKVSKIWIDPDFEKSILTRGLPSTGYANRMNVYLNFHFRNLTIVDFKADSLKLNVHYAKRKLNINRYELKVYDGEVIGTGEYRWLQPVGLTLKGEIKHVSIAPVLSDIFKISPITGSIDSEFVILSPSDTEDGLVDNLQIVGNINAKNGELLSYTNILKPISSIGSVINLKKIDFSRATPYNELKFDFQYANENIEIKNFALKADGIAGSGGGKIGFNKAIDMKFTIGFPGVAGKALKLPIIYRGTYGVSSPFIDPIWLGSVYAGTIFLASPAGAAVGGIAGSAMSDYVNRAVENVTGGVQKSWKGIKSIFGGKEEEEKKEENTKEKFP; encoded by the coding sequence GTGAAATTATCCTTACGAGATACAATCAAAGGTGTAATCGGGAAAACACTTTTAACATTTATATTTGTCATATCAATGACAATGTTTTTTATATTGTATCCGCTGTTAGCTGATCCCGATTATTACAAAAATTTAATTCTTGAGTCTACCTATAAAATGACTCAACTGAATGTGAATTACAAAAATTCAGAACCAGTATTTTTCCCCTTCCCTGGTATTGAGTTAAATGAAGTTACAGTTTCTAAGGCTGATGATGAAATTATCCACGTCCAAAAACTTCGTATTGAAATATATTATGGAGTGTTTGTTGGTAAACCATTAGAATTAAGAAAAATTTATTTAAATACTGGCACAATTGAAATCACCAGAGAAAAAGATGAATCATTTCCATTATTTGAAAAACTTTCAGAACAATCCTTAGATGAACCAAATTTATCATCTAAAAACAAATCCAAAGTTCAAATTGATAATCAGGAAGAATCACCTGAGGAACTCTATTTTTCCAAGGTGTTTGTTAATTTAGTTAATCAAATTGAAATTAAAAACATTACAATTTTATTCGATGATCAACTGTATTCTCGAAAAATCAATTTATACCTTTGGGGAACAACGCTTCATATAGACCATGATTTACGGAATATTGATTTTTATTTGTATGGAAAATTAAATAATGAACCCATTACTTTAAGTGTCGATTTTCTTTTTGCCGAAGATAAATTAACATATGAAACGTTAAGATTAGAAGGTGAGTTCCAATTTCAAAACGTAAGAGGCATCGATTTACATGATATTTTAATCATTTTTACAAGAGGTGATTTACGTTTTGTAAAAACATCAGGTGCTATCCCATTTTATAAAAGAGATGAATCAAAAATTTATGCTGTAGTTGACCAATTACATGTACAAGACTTGGCATTAAAAGATGGTAAAACGTTTGCCGATGGTCACGTTTCGACTCTTATCAATTATGATAGTAACGAAGACAAATTGTCATTTGCCAATATCATTGTTGAATGGAAAGGAAAATCAAAACTATATGGATCAGGTTTTGTAAACTTTTTAAAACCTCCACTTTCACCAACTGTTTCCTTTGAAGGAACTTCCGACTATTTAGATGTTCCAACTATCATCAAGGTTTCGAAAATTTGGATCGATCCTGATTTTGAAAAATCAATCCTGACTCGTGGTTTGCCAAGTACTGGATATGCAAACAGAATGAATGTTTATTTGAACTTTCATTTTCGAAATTTAACCATCGTCGATTTTAAAGCAGATTCATTAAAATTAAATGTGCATTATGCAAAACGAAAGTTAAACATCAATCGATACGAATTAAAAGTTTATGATGGAGAAGTCATTGGTACAGGTGAATATCGTTGGTTACAACCTGTTGGTCTTACATTAAAAGGTGAAATTAAACATGTTTCGATTGCGCCAGTTTTATCAGACATTTTTAAAATATCCCCAATCACAGGGAGTATAGATTCGGAATTTGTAATCCTTTCACCATCTGATACCGAAGATGGATTGGTTGATAATTTACAAATTGTTGGGAATATTAATGCAAAAAATGGAGAATTATTAAGTTATACAAATATATTAAAACCCATCAGTTCCATTGGTAGTGTTATCAATTTAAAGAAAATCGATTTTAGCAGAGCTACACCTTATAATGAACTCAAATTTGATTTTCAGTATGCAAATGAAAACATTGAAATTAAAAACTTTGCTTTAAAAGCTGATGGCATCGCAGGTTCAGGTGGTGGAAAAATAGGATTTAACAAAGCCATTGATATGAAGTTTACGATTGGTTTTCCAGGAGTTGCAGGTAAGGCATTAAAACTTCCCATTATTTACCGTGGAACATACGGAGTTTCTTCGCCATTCATTGATCCCATTTGGTTAGGTTCAGTATATGCAGGTACAATTTTTTTAGCTAGCCCTGCAGGTGCAGCCGTTGGAGGTATTGCTGGATCTGCTATGTCTGACTATGTAAACCGAGCGGTGGAAAATGTAACAGGTGGTGTACAAAAAAGTTGGAAAGGAATAAAATCTATATTTGGTGGCAAGGAAGAAGAAGAGAAAAAAGAAGAAAACACCAAAGAGAAATTTCCTTAG
- a CDS encoding ABC transporter ATP-binding protein, protein MLNVTDLVVSYKQSQSLSFSTKRLVAVDSVHFSIPKGKILGLVGESGCGKSTIGRAILSLLPIDQGSIHFEDKDITNISKEEQKNLRRKIQVVFQDPYSSLNPRFTIEEIITEGLQIHFPKMSLAEKKEKAIKALSEVNLPADILHRYPHEFSGGQRQRIAIARALILEPNLVVCDEAVSALDISTQAQVINNLLFLREKYGLSYLFISHDLNIVKHVSDRIAVMYLGQIVEEGSRDEISNHPLHPYTKALFSASFDLKQRNKISKPLVGEIPSIMNQPKGCRFHTRCPIAKEICKSEEPKEIYPSELHRVKCHFPML, encoded by the coding sequence GTGCTTAATGTAACAGACTTAGTTGTTTCTTACAAACAATCCCAATCTCTTTCCTTTTCGACAAAACGCCTCGTAGCAGTTGATTCCGTACACTTTTCCATTCCAAAAGGAAAAATTTTGGGACTTGTTGGTGAGTCAGGTTGTGGAAAATCAACTATAGGCCGTGCCATTCTTTCTTTATTGCCAATTGACCAAGGTTCCATTCATTTTGAAGACAAAGACATCACAAACATTTCAAAAGAAGAACAAAAAAATTTAAGGCGAAAAATCCAAGTTGTTTTTCAAGATCCTTATTCTTCATTAAACCCTCGTTTTACGATAGAAGAGATCATCACAGAAGGTTTACAAATTCATTTTCCAAAAATGAGTTTGGCTGAGAAAAAAGAAAAAGCAATCAAAGCTTTATCAGAAGTCAATTTGCCAGCTGACATTTTACATCGGTACCCACATGAATTTAGTGGTGGGCAAAGGCAAAGGATTGCGATTGCAAGAGCATTAATCTTAGAACCAAATTTAGTTGTTTGTGATGAAGCTGTATCTGCTTTGGATATCTCCACACAAGCCCAAGTGATCAATAACCTTCTTTTTTTAAGAGAGAAATATGGATTATCATATTTGTTCATATCACATGACTTAAATATCGTAAAACATGTTTCTGATCGAATTGCCGTGATGTACTTAGGCCAAATCGTAGAAGAAGGGAGTCGGGATGAAATCAGCAATCATCCACTCCACCCTTATACCAAAGCTTTATTTTCCGCTAGTTTTGATTTAAAACAACGAAACAAAATTTCAAAACCTCTTGTTGGGGAAATCCCAAGTATTATGAACCAACCAAAAGGTTGCCGGTTTCATACAAGGTGTCCGATTGCAAAAGAGATTTGCAAATCAGAGGAGCCAAAGGAAATTTATCCTTCGGAACTACATCGTGTGAAATGCCACTTTCCGATGTTATGA
- a CDS encoding ABC transporter permease subunit — translation MWKYFLKRFLLIFPTLLGITFLVFLISHFAPGGPLNSEIAKLKGAGNLAGASTKQISQEEIELIKKRLHLDKPAPVAYFYWLKQIVQFDLGESRLHSRKVSDLIVEKLPVSLFFGLSGFFLTYFICIPLGIQKALKEGSHFDFISSFIIFFTYSLPVFAFAMLLLYLFASGEVFSFFPLGHEVSDFYEDLSVWGKVKDRLAHMFLPVICYVVGSFAVLTLLMKNSLLDQIAKEYVRTALSKGLSFSDSIFKHAFRNSLIPIATGFGSNLTLIFSGSLFIELVFNIDGMGLLSFEAVRERDTDLMMGLLLAQSFLGLIGKIVSDFCYILIDPRIDFE, via the coding sequence ATGTGGAAATATTTTTTAAAACGATTTTTATTAATTTTTCCTACTCTATTAGGAATCACTTTTTTAGTTTTTCTCATTTCTCATTTTGCGCCCGGTGGCCCACTGAATAGTGAAATTGCAAAACTCAAAGGTGCGGGTAACTTAGCGGGAGCATCAACCAAACAAATTTCCCAAGAAGAAATTGAACTCATCAAAAAAAGACTTCATTTGGATAAACCTGCACCTGTTGCCTATTTTTATTGGTTAAAACAAATTGTTCAATTTGACCTTGGAGAGTCTAGACTTCATTCAAGAAAGGTTTCTGATCTCATCGTTGAAAAACTTCCCGTATCTTTGTTTTTTGGACTCTCTGGTTTTTTTCTTACCTACTTTATTTGTATCCCACTTGGAATCCAAAAAGCACTGAAAGAAGGCAGTCATTTTGATTTCATTTCAAGTTTTATCATCTTTTTTACCTATTCATTGCCAGTTTTCGCCTTCGCAATGTTACTTTTGTATTTGTTTGCTTCAGGAGAAGTTTTTTCTTTTTTTCCATTGGGACATGAAGTATCGGATTTTTATGAGGATTTAAGTGTATGGGGCAAAGTAAAAGATAGATTGGCACATATGTTTTTACCTGTGATTTGTTATGTGGTTGGTAGTTTTGCTGTGCTGACATTACTCATGAAAAATAGTTTGTTAGATCAAATTGCAAAAGAATACGTACGCACTGCACTTTCTAAAGGTCTTAGTTTTTCAGATTCCATTTTTAAACATGCATTCCGAAACTCACTCATACCCATTGCAACAGGATTTGGAAGTAATCTAACTTTAATATTTTCTGGATCCTTATTCATTGAACTTGTTTTTAATATTGATGGAATGGGTTTACTTAGCTTTGAAGCCGTGCGAGAAAGGGATACTGATTTGATGATGGGCCTTCTCCTCGCACAAAGTTTTTTAGGTCTTATTGGTAAAATTGTCTCAGATTTTTGTTACATTCTAATAGATCCAAGGATTGATTTCGAATGA
- a CDS encoding AMP-dependent synthetase/ligase gives MANNLAEVYKESAEKFGPRPAFWYKNAQKDYQALTYKQLYEDGIALAEALIDLGVKAREHVGVLADNRVEWIIADCAVLTAGAANVPRGSDITDSEIVYILNHSEAKVVFLENDKVYEKYKNNKSQVKSVKTVIIMDKDTKLKSGAGILHFYDLLEKGKELRSKGKREAEKRMSGIKPDDLYTLIYTSGTTGMPKGVMLMHSNMIHQMHYVVPRVAKVTPDDRMLSILPVWHIFERVVEYFAIINGGSTYYTKVTELRNDIQKARPTFMASAPRVWESIYNGIYTRINDPKQTPPVRRFLFKVAYFFSKHYHAAVRFLKDWEVDYEGRNILQSLFLSIVSVVKLLLTGPFTVTILSLIASQFLVPEESALKTPLYVLAGLGVLFNSLTLDRIVLSKIRQATGGHLRATLSGGGALQKHVDAFFMDIGITVLEGYGMTETGPVISARTFDRPIMGSVGDIVPLSQVQIRDDAGNVLCHIDDKKNIIFGKLGVKGVVHIKGPQVMKGYYKNPETTKKTIVDNWMNTGDIGMINFKKTLTLTGRAKDTIVLLGGENVEPVPIENKIDESPYIKQSMVVGQDQKVLGAIIVPDFDALIPWAEENGITEKSPEKLIVHPKVVDFYKKEVRNFNSVKTGFKNFEQVQYVTLITKPFEVGDELTNLMKMKRHVITEKYKDRILELYKNS, from the coding sequence ATGGCAAATAACCTAGCAGAAGTTTATAAGGAATCCGCAGAAAAATTTGGTCCAAGACCAGCATTTTGGTATAAAAATGCACAGAAGGATTACCAAGCACTTACCTATAAACAACTTTACGAAGATGGTATCGCACTTGCAGAAGCCCTAATTGATTTGGGTGTAAAAGCGAGAGAACATGTTGGCGTATTAGCTGACAACCGAGTCGAATGGATCATAGCCGATTGTGCTGTGTTAACTGCTGGAGCGGCAAATGTTCCACGCGGATCTGATATCACTGATTCGGAAATCGTTTACATTTTAAACCACTCGGAAGCCAAAGTTGTTTTTTTAGAAAACGATAAGGTTTACGAAAAATACAAAAACAACAAGTCCCAGGTGAAATCGGTAAAAACCGTGATCATCATGGACAAAGACACCAAACTCAAGTCAGGTGCTGGGATTTTACACTTCTATGACCTATTAGAAAAGGGAAAGGAACTTCGCTCCAAAGGGAAACGAGAAGCAGAAAAACGGATGTCTGGAATCAAACCAGATGATTTGTACACTCTCATTTATACATCGGGAACGACTGGGATGCCAAAAGGTGTAATGCTTATGCATTCCAACATGATCCACCAGATGCATTATGTGGTACCTCGTGTTGCAAAAGTGACTCCAGACGATCGTATGTTGTCCATTCTACCAGTTTGGCATATCTTTGAGCGAGTTGTGGAATACTTTGCGATCATCAATGGTGGTTCTACGTATTATACAAAAGTAACTGAACTTCGTAATGACATCCAAAAAGCAAGACCTACCTTTATGGCATCTGCTCCAAGGGTTTGGGAAAGTATTTATAACGGGATTTACACTCGTATCAATGATCCAAAACAAACACCTCCTGTCAGAAGGTTTTTGTTTAAGGTTGCATACTTTTTCTCGAAACATTACCATGCAGCGGTTCGATTTCTCAAAGATTGGGAAGTGGATTACGAAGGAAGAAACATCCTTCAATCATTATTTCTTTCCATTGTATCAGTCGTTAAATTGTTGTTAACTGGACCGTTTACAGTAACAATCCTTTCCCTAATTGCGTCTCAGTTTTTGGTGCCAGAAGAAAGTGCCCTCAAAACTCCACTGTATGTTTTGGCTGGTCTTGGTGTGCTTTTTAACTCTTTAACTTTGGATCGCATTGTGCTTTCTAAAATCAGACAAGCGACAGGTGGCCACTTACGTGCTACACTTTCTGGTGGTGGGGCTCTTCAGAAACACGTAGATGCTTTTTTTATGGATATCGGGATCACAGTCCTCGAAGGGTACGGTATGACGGAAACGGGACCTGTGATTTCGGCTCGGACATTTGACCGACCCATTATGGGTTCTGTTGGGGATATTGTTCCTCTCAGCCAAGTACAAATCCGAGATGATGCTGGGAATGTCCTTTGCCACATCGACGACAAAAAGAATATCATTTTTGGAAAGTTAGGTGTCAAAGGTGTAGTCCATATCAAAGGGCCTCAAGTGATGAAAGGGTATTACAAAAACCCAGAAACCACTAAAAAGACCATCGTAGACAATTGGATGAACACGGGTGATATTGGGATGATCAATTTCAAAAAAACCCTGACACTCACTGGCCGTGCAAAAGATACCATTGTCTTACTCGGTGGGGAAAACGTAGAACCAGTACCTATCGAAAACAAAATTGATGAGTCACCTTACATCAAACAATCGATGGTTGTGGGACAAGACCAAAAAGTTCTCGGAGCAATCATTGTTCCTGACTTTGATGCTCTCATCCCTTGGGCTGAAGAAAATGGAATCACTGAAAAAAGTCCTGAGAAACTCATTGTTCATCCAAAGGTAGTGGACTTCTACAAAAAAGAAGTTCGCAATTTTAACAGTGTTAAAACTGGATTCAAAAACTTCGAACAAGTACAATACGTAACTCTCATCACAAAACCATTTGAAGTTGGGGACGAACTCACAAACCTCATGAAGATGAAACGACATGTGATCACAGAAAAATACAAAGACAGAATTTTGGAGCTCTACAAAAACAGTTAA